ACCTTGCGGCGCTGTGGTTCCAAGCCTTGCGCCCATCGCCGACGACCGCACCGTCGCCTGCATCCGCGCCGAGGCCTCACGCCGCGCGTTGCTCGGGATCGCCGCCGAATGAGCGCGCCGCTCGTCGAAGTGTCCGCGATCTCGCGCAGCTATGCGATGCGCTCCGGAATGTTCGGCCGAGCTACGGCCGTTCATGCTGTCGACGGCGTGTCGCTGACGATTCCCAAGGGCGAAACGCTGGGCCTCGTCGGTGAATCCGGTTCGGGCAAGTCGACGACGGGACGCATCGTGCTCGGCCTCGAGCCGCCCGATCGCGGCGAGGTGCGGTTCGACGGCAAGCTGATCGCTGCGCCCGGAACGCCAGCATGGCGGACGCAGAGGGCGCGCATGCAGATGATCTTCCAGGATCCGCTGGGCGCGCTGGACCGGCGTTTGCCGGTCGCGACCCAGATCCGCGAACCCCTCGACACCCATGGCGTCGGCACGCCGGCCGAGCGCAATGAGCGCGTGCGCGAATTGCTGCGCGCCGTCGAGCTGACGGTTGCCCATGGCGCACGCTATCCGGGCGGCCTTTCCGGCGGCCAGCGCCAGCGCGTCGTGCTGGCGCGGGCGCTGGCGACGAAGCCCGACTTCCTCGTCTGCGACGAGCCGGTCAGCGCGCTCGACGTTTCGATCCAGGCCCAGGTCGTGAATCTGCTCTGCGACCTCCAGGCCCGGCTTGGGCTGACACTGCTGTTCATCAGCCACGATCTGCGCGTTGTCAGGCAGATCAGCAACACCGTCGCGGTCATGTATCTCGGTCGCATCGTCGAGATCGGCCGCGCCGACGATCTGTTTGCGCGGCCCGAGCATCCGTACACGCAGGCGTTGGTTTCGGCCTCGCCTGCGCCCGGCCGCCGCAGCGCGGGTCGCATCGTCTTGGCAGGCGATCCGCCGAACCCGGCCGCGCGCCCGCAAGGCTGCGCCTTCCATCCGCGCTGCCCGCGTGCCATCGCGCGCTGTGCGAGCGAGGCGCCGGTTCTCGCCGCTGTCGGCGGCGATCGCCAAGTGGCCTGCCATCTCGTGACGGGGCAGCAAGCCCAGACTCGGGACGCGGCGTGATGGGGCGCTATTTCGCCATCCGCATTGGACGTGCGGCGCTCACGATCGTGCTCGTCGTCACGTTCGCCTTCGTCGTACTGCGTCTCTCGGGCGATCCCGCGCTGATGATCCTGGGACCGGAAGCGCCGCCGGAAGTCCTCGCGGCCTTCCGCAAGGCCTGGGGCCTCGATGATCCCATCTGGTTTCAGTACCTCGATTACTTCGGTGCGATCGCCAAGGGCGAGCTGGGCCGCTCCATGCGTGACGGGCGTCCGGCGATCGAGCTGGTGCTGGAGCGGATCCCGGCGACGCTGGCACTGACGCTGCCGGCCTTCGTGTTCAAGGTCGCGCTTGGCGTTCCCGCCGGCATCTACGCCGCGCTGCATCGGGGCTCTGCGATCGATCGTGCGGTGATGATGACTGCGGTGGCCGGGTTTACCGTGCCGAGCTTCGTGCTCGCGTTGCTGCTGGTGCTGATCTTCGCCGTGCAGCTGGGCTGGCTGCCATCGGGCGGGCAGGACAGCTGGCGCCACGCCATCCTGCCGATTGCGACACTCAGCCTCGGCGGCGCCGCCGTGCTGGCGCGCTTTACCCGCAGCGCGATGCTGGAGGTGCTCGGCCAACCCTATATCCGCACCGCCTCGGCCAAGGGCGTGCCGTGGCGCAAGGTGGTGATGTCGCATGCGCTGCCGAACGCGGCGATCCCGACTGTCACCATCCTCGGCTTTATGGTCGGCTCGCTGATCGCGGGCGCGGTCGTGGTCGAGAGCGTGTTTGCCTGGCCGGGAGTAGGGCGGCTGCTCGTCGTTGCCGTCGCCAACCGCGATCTCGCGGTCGTGCAATGCATCCTCTTGCTGGTGGCGCTGACCATGGTCACGTCGAACCTGATCGTCGACTTTCTCTACGGCTTCCTGGATCCGCGTCTGCGTGCCAAGGGAGCCCACGCATGACCGACGCGACGCTGAAGGACGCACCCATTCGCCGCCGCATCAGCCTGCCGGCGATCCCGGTGTCGGTCGCGCTGGCGATCGCCTGGATCGTCGCGATGCTCGTCATCGCGGCCTTCGCGGAGAAGATAGCGCCCTATGGCTACACTCAGTTCGACCTGCGCAATCGCCTGGCTGCGCCCGGCAACGTCGCACACTGGCTCGGCACCGACGAGCTCGGCCGCGACGTGCTGTCGCGGCTGCTCGTCTCGGTCCGCATCTCGCTGCTGATCGCGTTCGGCGCCACCGCGATCTCGGCCGTCGTCGGCACCACGCTGGGCTTCCTCGCTGCGCATTTCCGCGGGGCCGTCGAGCAGCTCGTGCTGATGTTGTCCGACTTCCAGGCCAGCATGCCGTTCCTGATCATGGCGCTGGCCGTGCTCGCCTTCTTCGGTAACTCGTTGCCATTTCTGATCGGCCTGATGGGCCTGTTCGGCTGGGAGCGCTACGCCCGCATCGCCCGCGGCCTTGCCATCTCCGCCAATGCGCAGGGCTATGCGGCCGCCGTCCGCCAGTTGGGCGCAACGCCGGCGCGGATCTACATCAGGCACATCCTGCCCAACATCGCCTCGACCCTGATCGTCTCGACCACGCTGGTTTTCCCCGAGGTGATCCTGATGGAGTCTGGCCTGTCCTTCCTCGGCCTCGGCGTCCAGCCGCCGATGACCAGCCTCGGCAACATGGTCGGCTATGGCCGCGAATATCTGACCCGGGCGCCCTGGATCATGCTGGCGCCGGCGGCGACCATTGTAGTGACCACGCTGGCCGTCTCTGTGATCGGCGACTGGCTGCGCGACAAGCTCGATCCGACGTTGCAATAGCCCCAGTCTCGTGTCCCGGACGCGCTGCAGCGTGAAACGCTGCTGCGCAGAGCCGGGACCCACGCCTCCGCGAGTTTTCTGGGCCCCGGTTCTGCAGCGCACCGTTCCACGCTGCGCCGCGCCCGGGGCACAAGACCCCGCGCCGGGAGCAGGGGAGCCCTGTCCGGCCCAAGTTCCCGTTGCGCCCGCTCATCCCGTGCGCTATCCGGCCGGAAAGGCCTGAGGCGGCTCCATATTTCCCGCCCGGCCGGTCAAACCCGAGGACGGAAACCGCCATGCCAGCCTATCGCTCCCGCACCACCACCCACGGCCGCAACATGGCGGGCGCCCGCGGCCTCTGGCGCGCGACGGGCATGAAGGACGGCGATTTCGGCAAGCCGATCATCGCGGTCGTCAACTCGTTCACCCAGTTCGTGCCCGGCCACGTGCACCTGAAGGACCTCGGCCAGCTGGTCGCCCGCGAGATCGAGCAGGCCGGCGGCGTCGCCAAGGAATTCAACACCATCGCAGTCGACGACGGCATCGCCATGGGCCATGACGGCATGCTCTACAGCCTGCCGTCGCGCGAGCTGATCGCCGACAGCGTCGAGTACATGGCGAACGCGCATTGTGCCGACGGCCTCGTCTGCATCTCCAATTGCGACAAGATCACCCCCGGCATGCTGATGGCCGCGCTGCGGCTCAATATTCCCGCCGTGTTCGTCTCGGGCGGCCCGATGGAGGCCGGCAAGGTCAAGCTCCAGGGCAAGACCAAGGCCGTCGATCTCATCGACGCCATGGTGGCCGCGGCCGATTCCAAGGTCAGCGACGACGACGTCAAGGTCATCGAGCGCTCGGCGTGCCCGACCTGCGGCTCCTGCTCGGGCATGTTCACCGCCAACTCCATGAACTGCCTGACCGAGGCGCTCGGCCTCGCGCTGCCCGGCAACGGCACGGTGGTTGCCACCCATGCCGACCGCAAGCGCCTGTTCGTCGAGGCCGGCCACACCATCGTCGATCTCGTCCGCCGCTATTACGAGCAGGACGATGCCTCCGTGCTGCCGCGCAACATCGCGAATTTCAAGGCGTTCGAGAACGCGATGACGCTCGACATCGCCATGGGCGGCTCGACCAATACCGTGCTGCATCTGCTCGCCGCCGCCCATGAAGGCGAGGTGGCCTTCACCATGCAGGATATCGACCGCTTGTCGCGCCGCGTGCCCGTGCTCTGCAAGGTCGCACCCTCGGTTGCCGACGTGCATGTCGAGGACGTGCATCGCGCCGGCGGTATCATGGGTATTTTGGGCGAACTCGATCGCGCCGGCCTGATCGACACCTCGGTTACGACCGTGCACGCGCCGACCATGAACGAGGCGCTGGAGCGCTGGGACATCAAGCGCTCCAAGAGCGAGGCTGTCCGCACCTTCTACCGCGCGTCGCCCGGCGGCATCCCGACGCAAGTCGCCTTCAGCCAGGAGCGCCGCTACGACGAGCTCGATGCCGACCGCGAGAAGGGCGTGGTGCGCGATCTCGCGCACGCCTTCAGCAAGGACGGCGGTCTTGCCGTGCTCTACGGCAACCTCGCGCAGGACGGCTGCATCGTGAAGACGGCGGGCGTCGATTCGTCGATCCTGAAATTCTCCGGCCCGGCGCGCGTGTTCGAAAGCCAGGATGCGGCCGTCGAAGGCATTCTGGGCGGCAAGGTCGTCGCCGGCGAAATCGTGGTCATCATCTATGAAGGCCCGCGCGGCGGTCCCGGCATGCAGGAGATGCTGTATCCGACCAGCTATTTGAAATCGATGGGCCTCGGCAAAGCCTGCGCGCTCGTCACCGACGGCCGCTTCTCCGGCGGCTCCTCGGGCCTGTCGATCGGCCATCTCTCGCCTGAGGCGGCCGAGGGCGGCAACATCGCGCTGGTGCGCACCGGCGATCGCATCGCGATCGACATCCCGAACCGCAGCATCAACCTCGAGATCTCCGACGAGGAGCTCGCGAGCCGTCGTGCGGCGGAAGAGGCGAAGGGTGATGCCGCCTGGCAGCCTGCGGCGCGCAAGCGCAACGTCTCGACCGCGCTGCAGGCCTATGCTGCGCTCACCACCAGCGCTGCCCGGGGCGCCGTGCGAGAAGTGAAGCGTCGCACGAAGTAAGCCCGTCAGCCATCGGCGCAGTCGCAGCTCTCGCGATCGCGCATGGTCAACAAGTTCTGAACGGCCGGCGAAAGTCGGCCGTTCGCATTAAGGATGCCCCGACGAACTTCGGCAGAGATGCGATTTGCGGCGTATAATGCGGCGACCTTCGCAAATCCATTTCGTGCAATTGGGGCGCCACATAATGTCTCGTACTCTTGCTGTTGCATTCTCTACTGTCGTCGCTGCGATTTCGATGACATCAGCGGCGTCTGCCGGCTGCTACAATTGCTATGCGCCGCCGCAGCCGTGCACGACCTGCTATCAGCAGCAATACGTCGCGCCGCAATACCGCACTGTCGACGAGACCGTCATGGTGTCGCCAGGTGCGACCGTCGCGCATCGCACGCCGGCGCAGTATCGCACCGTGATGGTTCCGCAGACGGTGATGGTGGCGCCGCCCGGCGTTCAGTACGAGCGCATCCCGCCGCAATACGCCACGCGCCAGCGCGTCGAGATGGTCTCGCCGGGCTATTCCTACTACGCGCCGGTGCAGCCGGCTTGCGGCCATTGCGGCTACTGAGCCGACATCGTAACGGACGGATTTTGGCGCGGCGCTCTCATGGGGCGCCGCGCTTTCTTTTGTCCGGCTTACGGAATCGCCACCTTGTTCGAGACGACTATTCGGCGCCGCAGCCGGTCGATGAGAGTGATGTAAACCGCCCTTGGCCGATTCGCTTCCGGAATCGAGAACCAGAACTCTGAGAGAAGGGACGGGTCTGTGAAACCGCAGAATCCATAGAGCCTCTGGCCTCTGGCGTTGAAGATCTCGACCCAGGTGCGAGATGCAGAGGTATTGAGCCCGCACGGTGGCAGCTTTGGCGAAGCTGCAAAGAGTGCAGGCGAGTAATCGCTCCAATTGACCACCCTCAGCCCGACGATAAGCGTCGGTCCAAAAATCACTTGCCCGGCAAATTGGAGAACGGGACGTGGAAACGGCTGCGCCAGCGCAGGTGTTGCAAATCCAACCAGAAGAACGAGGGTCCAAAGAATTCGCTTCAGCCTCATATTGATCCTCCGTCGAAGGCGTAAGCCGACGCTAGCGACGACCGACGGAAGTCCATTGATCCTGGTCAACGGAGGGGCGGGTCCGTTTGGCGGCGAAGCAACCGTCGGATCGGTCGCGATGACAACCGTTCTCGGAAGGCCCGACGATCAAGCCGCCAAGGCCAAACTTCGCGTTGCCTTCCCGAACGGCCTGCGATAAGCGACAGCCAGGTTTGGAAGGGTGGCCGAGTGGTTTAAGGCACCGGTCTTGAAAACCGGCGTGCCCGCAAGGGTACCGTGGGTTCGAATCCCACCCCTTCCGCCAGCTCCAGGGTCAACCGCTCTTCCCGCCAAAAACAGGGAACACTCTGAAGTCATTGGCAATTTTGTACCAATGACATCCGTCTGCATCCGCGCTTCAGTCGGTCTTCAACTTGAACGTCAAGAGAGCCGCTGCGCCGAGGGCAACCGCGACGCCGATCGCGCACGCCGTCCATCCCATCAAATCGAAGATCTGTCCAAGCACGGCGGTGCCTGCCAGACCTCCCAGGAAATAGCAGGCCAGATAAATGCCGCTGGCGACGCCGCGGTTTTCGGTTGCGGCCTGTCCGACGAAGCCGGTCGCGGCCGCCTGGGCGAAGAACGTCCCGACGCCGACCAGGACCATTCCGGTCAACACCTCGGCGAGACGTGGGCTCAGCGTCAAGAGCACGCCGAGCGCGGCGAGGCCGAGCGCGCCCCAGATTGCCGGTCGTGTCCCGATGCGCGCGGCGATCTTGCCGGCGAGAAGCGTGGTGACGATCGAGGGCAGGAAGACGAAATAGACGAGGCCAAGGTCCATCATGCCGAGCGAGAGTGGCGGCCGCACCAGCACGAAATTCACGAACGTGAAGGTGCCGATGAAGGCGAACAGGATGCAAAAGCCGATGCCGAAGGCTGCGCGCAGCCGCGGATTGCGCCAGTGCGCGAACAGGGCGGCAAGCGGGGAGGCGGCCGTGGTCATCGCGTGCATGGGCCGGACGCGATTGATGGTGAAATAGACCAGAACCGCGCCGGTCAGATTGAGCGCGGCAAAGAAGTAGAAATTCCAGGATAATCCGAGACGATCGGCGACGGCGGCCGAGATCAGCCGCCCGATCAGATTGCTCGCGACGTTGCCGGTGATGTAGGCGGCAAAGGCGCCGCCGGCATCCATCGCGCTGCATTGTTCGCCGAGATGAGCGAGCGTCAGCGCAAACGCCGACGCCATGCACAGCCCTTGCGCCACGCGGAGAGCCGTGAAGACAGCGAGATTGGGGGCCACCGCAAGCAGGCTGGTCGGGATCGCGAGCAGCGTGAGGCTGAGGAGAATGCCAAGCCTCCGGTCGATATGCGGGCTGAAGAAGCCGACGACGAGGCTCGATATCGCCATGCCAAAGGTGGAAGCGTTGACTGCAAAGCCCATGGCGGCCGGCGTCACGCCGTAATGGCGCGTCAGAGACGGCAGGATGGCCTGGGTCGCAAACAGATCGACGACCGTCAGGAACGCGGTCAGGCCGATGACGAGCGAGCGGAAGGCGACGCCGGACGAGGGTCCATGCATCGCCATGTTGGCCGCTCTGATCTGCGCGGACAGTTCGGTCATGACACGGCATCTCCTGACAAGGGAAATGCGACGCCCGGCACGCGGGGGGATGGGGCTTCCGGGCGTCGCATCCGTTAGCGAGAGCAGGGGCTGATGCGCTCGCTACATGTTGTGATCGTGCTGATCCTTGCGGACGTCGCCGACGTAGAGAATGACGCTCTCCTTGCCGAGGTTCTTCCACCAGTGCGAGGTACCGGCGACCTCGGCCCTGATATCGCCGGCCTTGTGCGCGATCGGATCGACGCAGTTGGAGGCATATTCGACGATCTCGCCTTGCTGCACGAAGATCAGTGCCGGACGGTCGTCATGGCTGTGCCAGGGCACGATGCCGCCGGGCTCGATTGTCAGCTTGCGGAAGCGCAGCTCGCGATCCCTGATGTTGGCCGGCTGCTTCTCGAGGTCGATCGAGCCGAGCGTGACGTCGGTGACGCCGACCGGCTTGTAGTCGACCATTTGCCGGGCATTCGGCTTGACCTTGTCGGCCGGGCATTCGCCGGCAGATGCGGGGTGGATCGCGAACATCACCGCGCCGGCCAAGGCGACGGCGGGCAAGAATGTATGCGAGAGTTTCGAACGCCTGATCATGGATCGTCTCCGTTGTTGGCCGCAACCGCGATGGTCATCGGCGATGGCGTCAGGCTCGCCGATGACACGCGCTGAATGAAATACCGTCTCGCTCTCGACGCGATAGCCTCGCGCTATAGCGGCGCGATAGGCGGCGGCTATCGAACCAATTGGGGAATGGCATTTCTATCGCCGGAAGATCTGGCGTCGGATGGCCGTGACCCCTTGCAGGGTGGCCCGAACGTCAAAATAATGCTGATACATGGTACCGGAGCGGAAGATGACGTCGTTGACCCCAGCCGATGCCGAACGGCTCAAGCTTGCCTTTCAGCGCTGTCGCGACATGGAGGGCACGCTGAACGAGCAGCTCCGTGCCTATGCGGATGCGGGCCGCGAGATATTCCCTGCTTACGGCAACGCGGTCGATCGCCTGGTCGAGCGGCTGGGCCAGAATGGCGGCGGCGAGAACGCGCCGCGTCCGGGTGAGGTGATGCCGCCCTTCATGCTGCCCGACGATCGCGGGCAGCTCGTTGGATTGCCATCGTTGCTGACGCGCGGGCCTGTGGCCGTGATGTTCTTTCGCGGGCACTGGTGTCCCTACTGCCGGCTCAACGTCCGCGCGGTGATCCAGGCGCAGGACCGGATCAATGCGATGGGCGCGCAGATCGTCGCGATCATGCCGGAGACGCAGGAATATACCGAGAAGTTCATTGCCGATTCGGGCGCGCCGTTTCCGGTGCTCACCGACCTCGACAACGGCTATGCGCTGTCGCTCAACCTGGCGATCTGGCTGGGCACCGAGATCCAGCTTTTATTGTCTTACCAGGACATGGCAAAATTCCACGGCAATGACGGCTGGATGCTGCCGATCCCGGCTGTCTTCGTTGTCGGTCGGGACGGCCTCGTCAAAGCCCGCTTCGTCGATCCCGATTTTCGCAAGCGCATGGAGATCGACGATTTGCTCGCGGCGCTGGAGAGCGCGTGCCGGGAGAACTAGTTCCGCCGTTGCCAAATCGTCCCCGACAGGAGGGGGAAGATCACCCCGCGATGGCCCGCCAATCCGCGCCGCGCAGCATCCGCATCACCGCGTTGGCGACGGCCGTCCGCTGACGGCCGGCGACACCGTAGAGGTTGACGGTGCGGCGCGCGTCGAGGCCGCTGAGAGCGACGCGCCTGAGGTTTTCGGGCACCGGTGAGGTATGCGGCAGCATCGCGATGCCGATGTCGGCCTCGACCAGTTCGATAAGGTCGCGCTCACAGGAGATCTCATGGCCGTGATCGACATCGACGCCGTGCTCGCGCAAGCTCGACGAGATCCGGCTGGCATGCTCGCAATAGTTTCGGCTCAGCATTTGCTCTGCGCGAAGATCGTCGCATTCGATCGTGCTCCGGCCCGCAAGCCGGTGGCCTTTCGCGATCACGAGATCGAAATTCTCGGTGAATAGCGGCCAGACGTCGAGCCGCTCCCAGGCCTCGTCGATCTCGGCGGCAATGCCGAGCTCGGCTTCACCCTTCCTGAGATAGTCTGCGACCTCGCGGCTCGAGCCGCGCAGGAAACGAAACTCGAGCCGGTTGAACTGCCGCCTGATCTGGTTGAGATGTGGAATGAGCAATGAGAGGTCGATGGCGTGGGTCAGCGCAACGCGCAGCGCGCCGACTTCGCCGCTCTTATAGGACGAGGCGAGCGAGCGTGCACCGGCCGCGGCCTCGTAGCACTGCTTCAACAGCGGGTGCATCCGCTGGCCGAGCTCGGTCAGCTGCGCGGCCGGCCGCTCGCGGCGAAACAGGTCGCCGCCAAGCTCAGCCTCGAGCTGCTTGATGGCCCGCGTCAGCGAGGGCTGCGTCACATTGCATTCCTCGGCGGCGCGCGTGAAGTTCAGGAGTTGTGCGACCGCGAGGAAATAGCGGACCTGGTGCATTTCCATGGATGGCTCCCGGCAGGATCGGGATGGAACCTAACCGATCGGGACGGGGAAAGACATCCCGTGCCCGATAGCGGGCGCGTATCGTTTCGGAAGCCATCCGGCATTTCCGCTTCTTGAGGCCATCGCTCACAATTCGCATCAGTCAGGGATCCGGTCACGAGGCCGACCCGTCGTCACAGGAGGATTGGCCATGAATATCCCCGTCAAGCCACAGACATCCCGGACCACACGGGCGCTCGCCGGCAAAGTCGCTCTCGTCACGGGCTCGACCAGCGGCATCGGGCTCGGCATCATCAAGGCGCTCGCCGCTGAAGGTGCCGACGTCGTCCTGAACGGGCTCGGCATCGCCGCCGAGATCGGCAAGATCCGGGAGCAGATCGCGGTCGAGTTCGGCGTCAAGGCAAGCTTCTCGCCGGCCGACATGACGCGGCCGAAATCGATTGCCGAGATGATCGCAGCGACCATCGCGCAGTCCGGCCGGCTCGACATCCTCGTCAACAATGCCGGCATCCAGCACGTCGCGCCGCTTGATCAGTTTCCGGTCGACAAATGGGACCAGATCCTTGCGATCAATCTGACTTCGGCCTTTCACACCACGCGGCTTGCGCTTCCCGCGATGCGCCGGAACGGGTTCGGCCGCATCATCAATATCGCCTCGACGCACGGCCTGGTGGCTTCGCCTTTCAAGGCGGCCTATGTCACCGCCAAGCACGGCATCGTCGGCCTGACCAAGGTGACGGCGCTGGAAACCGCGGAGGAGGCGATCACCTGCAACGCGATCTGCCCCGGCTATGTCTACACGCCGCTGGTCGAAGCGCAGATCGACGATCAGGCCAAGGCGCACGGCATTTCCCGCGATCAGGTGATCCGCGACGTCTTGCTGGCCCAGCAGCCCAACAAGCGCTTTGCCACGGTCGAGGAGCTCGGCGCGCTCGCGGTGTTTCTGTCGACGGAGGCTGCGGCCTCCATCACCGGCATCGCGCTTCCGGTGGACGGCGGCTGGACCGCGCATTGACATGAGCCGGCGTAACAAACCGCGACGGTTCACGAACATTCAACCGGTGCAAGCTCACGGGGAGCGCGACATGAACGGCAACACTGAGAGTATCGGGTCGGGGAACCTGCCTGGCCAGGTCGTGCTGGTGCTGCAGGGTGGCGGCGCGCTCGGCTCCTACCAGGCCGGCGTCTACCAGGCTCTGCACGAGGCCGGCATCGAGCCGGACTGGATCATCGGCACCTCGATAGGTGCGATCAATGCCAGCCTGATCGCCGGCAACGAGCCGCAGCATCGGCTCGAGCGCCTGAAAGTGTTTTGGAAGCGGATGGAGCAGAGCCCGCCCTGGAGCTTCCGCTCCGCATTCCCCGGCTTCAACGAAAAACTCACCTATTGGTCGACCGTCACAAGCGGCATTCCCGGCTTCTTCCGGCCCAATCCGCTGGCGCATGCCGGCGATTCCTATCCGCTCGGCGCCGATCACGCCGGCTTCTATTCCACCGCGCCGCTCGAGAAGACGTTGAACGAGCTCGTCGACTTCCGCCTGGTCAATCGCTGCACGCCGCGGCTGACGGTGGGCGCGGCCCATGTGCGCTCGAGCCGGATGCGCTATTTCGACAGCCGCGACGGCGAGTTGACGGTGAAGCATGTGATGGCGTCAGGTGCGCTGCCGCCGGCGTTCCCAGCGGTGCGGATCGACGGCGAGCTCTACTGGGACGGCGGCATTCTCTCGAACACACCGACGGAGGCGGTGTTCGACGACAATCCGCGCAAGGACTCGCTGATTTTCGCCGTGCATCTCTGGAATCCGGTAGGTGGTGAGCCAACCACGATGGCCGAGGTCCTGAACCGCCATAAGGACGTGCAGTATTCCAGCCGTATCGCAAGCCAGATCACGCGCCAGCAGCAGGCGCATCGTTTGCGTCACGTCATCAACCAGCTGGCTGCGAGGCTCCCCGAGCACGAACGCAGCAATCCGGCCGTCCGTGAGCTGACGAGCTACGGCTGTCCGACCCGGATGCACGTGGTGCGGCTGCTCGCTCCACAACTCGATCACGAGACGCACACCAAGGACATCGACTTCAGCCCGTCGGGCATCTTCAGGCGCTGGGACGCCGGCTATGCGCACACCCAATCGGCGTTGGCCAGCAAGCCATGGCAAGGCGAGTTCGACCCGCTCGCCGGCGTGATCCTGCATGATCAGCAGGAGATGATGCCGATGGCAGCCGAATGAGCGGTGCGATCAGATCGTCATCGCCTGTCGAGCTGGTCGCGTGAGATGGAACGATGTTCCTGGCGACATCCCGTTGCTTCTCACGGGCGCGCCTCGAGAATGAGATTGAACGGCGTCTCCGCGGCACGGCGGAAACGCGTGAAGCCGCCCTGGCGGGCCACCTCGCGCAGTCGCGCTTCGCCAGCCTGAGCTCCCAGTGCGAGGCCGACTTCCTGGTCCAACGACGCCGGCGTGCAGACCATTGTCGATGCCGCATAATAGACGCGGCCGACCGGGTTCAGATTGTCCTCGAGACGGTCCTTGGCGAACGGCTCGATCAAGAGGCAGGTGCCGTCATCGGCAAGCGCGGAGCGCGTGTGCCGCAGCGCGCCGACGGGATCGCCCATGTCGTGCAGGCAATCGAAGAAGCAGACGAGGTCGTAGGCTTGGGCTGGGAACGTCTTGGCCGAACAGGTGGCGAAGTGAACGCGATCGGAAAGCCCGGCCTCGGTTGCGGCCTTGCGGGCCGCCTCGATCGAGCCGTCGTGGTAGTCGAAGCCGTAGAACGTCGAATTGGGAAAAGCCTCGGCCATCAATCGCGTCGAAACGCCGTGCCCACAGCCGACGTCGGCGACCTTGGCGCCGCGTTCAAGCTTGTCGACGACCCCTTCGAGGGCCGGGAGCCAGCCATGGACCAGATAGTGCTTGTAGCTGGTACGGAAGAAGCGCGCCGTTCCGCAGAACAGGCACTCGCTGCGCTTGTTCCAGCCGACGCCCTTGCCGGTCTTGAAGGCGTCCGCGATCTTGGGTTCGTCGAGAAAGGTCGCTGAGACGAGGCTGCCGACGGCGGCGAGGAAGATCGGGCTGTCCTCGTCTGCCAGCGCCAGGATCTGCTCCGGCAGCATCGAAAATTGGCCTGATGCGCTGTCGTATTCGACATAGCCCGATGCGGCCTGT
This genomic interval from Bradyrhizobium guangzhouense contains the following:
- a CDS encoding 3-hydroxybutyrate dehydrogenase gives rise to the protein MNIPVKPQTSRTTRALAGKVALVTGSTSGIGLGIIKALAAEGADVVLNGLGIAAEIGKIREQIAVEFGVKASFSPADMTRPKSIAEMIAATIAQSGRLDILVNNAGIQHVAPLDQFPVDKWDQILAINLTSAFHTTRLALPAMRRNGFGRIINIASTHGLVASPFKAAYVTAKHGIVGLTKVTALETAEEAITCNAICPGYVYTPLVEAQIDDQAKAHGISRDQVIRDVLLAQQPNKRFATVEELGALAVFLSTEAAASITGIALPVDGGWTAH
- a CDS encoding class I SAM-dependent methyltransferase, with amino-acid sequence MEINEDRLNSFMCKMIGDIGAAMSASLMLLGDKLGLYKALAQDGPMDAAALAAATGTAERYVREWLAAQAASGYVEYDSASGQFSMLPEQILALADEDSPIFLAAVGSLVSATFLDEPKIADAFKTGKGVGWNKRSECLFCGTARFFRTSYKHYLVHGWLPALEGVVDKLERGAKVADVGCGHGVSTRLMAEAFPNSTFYGFDYHDGSIEAARKAATEAGLSDRVHFATCSAKTFPAQAYDLVCFFDCLHDMGDPVGALRHTRSALADDGTCLLIEPFAKDRLEDNLNPVGRVYYAASTMVCTPASLDQEVGLALGAQAGEARLREVARQGGFTRFRRAAETPFNLILEARP
- a CDS encoding patatin-like phospholipase family protein, yielding MNGNTESIGSGNLPGQVVLVLQGGGALGSYQAGVYQALHEAGIEPDWIIGTSIGAINASLIAGNEPQHRLERLKVFWKRMEQSPPWSFRSAFPGFNEKLTYWSTVTSGIPGFFRPNPLAHAGDSYPLGADHAGFYSTAPLEKTLNELVDFRLVNRCTPRLTVGAAHVRSSRMRYFDSRDGELTVKHVMASGALPPAFPAVRIDGELYWDGGILSNTPTEAVFDDNPRKDSLIFAVHLWNPVGGEPTTMAEVLNRHKDVQYSSRIASQITRQQQAHRLRHVINQLAARLPEHERSNPAVRELTSYGCPTRMHVVRLLAPQLDHETHTKDIDFSPSGIFRRWDAGYAHTQSALASKPWQGEFDPLAGVILHDQQEMMPMAAE
- a CDS encoding LysR family transcriptional regulator, translated to MEMHQVRYFLAVAQLLNFTRAAEECNVTQPSLTRAIKQLEAELGGDLFRRERPAAQLTELGQRMHPLLKQCYEAAAGARSLASSYKSGEVGALRVALTHAIDLSLLIPHLNQIRRQFNRLEFRFLRGSSREVADYLRKGEAELGIAAEIDEAWERLDVWPLFTENFDLVIAKGHRLAGRSTIECDDLRAEQMLSRNYCEHASRISSSLREHGVDVDHGHEISCERDLIELVEADIGIAMLPHTSPVPENLRRVALSGLDARRTVNLYGVAGRQRTAVANAVMRMLRGADWRAIAG